The Nicotiana tabacum cultivar K326 chromosome 14, ASM71507v2, whole genome shotgun sequence genome contains a region encoding:
- the LOC142169131 gene encoding phylloplanin-like: MASAKIFLIFLLAALIATPIAVAQLVSIRIGGVVFCSVNGNLDVINGLPTQVFPNASVQLQCGARNVVSITTTNGSGVFSLVLDPLVNTLPLLLSNCSLVVATPLSTCNASLPAEGLLQSPLQLVNTIIGSIGLRPSVILGPTGFRLDLNRNL; this comes from the exons TCAGCAAAAATTTTCTTGATTTTCCTTTTGGCTGCATTAATCGCAACCCCCATTGCAGTAGCCCAGCTTGTTTCAATACGTATAGGTGGGGTTGTATTTTGCAGCGTTAACGGCAATTTAGATGTCATCAACGGACTCCCCACCCAAGTTTTTCCTA ATGCATCAGTGCAATTGCAGTGTGGAGCAAGAAATGTGGTATCAATTACAACAACAAATGGATCTGGAGTGTTTTCCTTGGTGTTGGATCCTCTTGTAAATACTTTGCCATTGCTGCTATCCAACTGCAGTCTAGTGGTTGCAACTCCACTCTCAACATGTAACGCGAGCTTACCAGCTGAAGGGCTTTTGCAATCACCCTTGCAGCTAGTAAATACCATTATTGGAAGTATCGGCCTTCGTCCTAGTGTCATTTTAGGTCCTACTGGTTTTCGACTTGATCTTAATCGCAATTTATAG